In the genome of Blastocatellia bacterium, one region contains:
- the tgt gene encoding tRNA guanosine(34) transglycosylase Tgt, with protein sequence MSRDSSRPFGFEVIATDATSRARLALLHTAHGSIETPVFMPVGTGGTVKSQTQEMLEQLDARIILANAYHLYLRPGHEVIEQMGGLHQFISWDRAILTDSGGFQIYSLAPLRKVSEEGVQFQSHLDGSWHLLMPETAMDIQIALGSDVAMVLDECVRNPSPYAVAEQAVALTTRWARRCRQRFDERDAARRQALFGIIQGSTFVDLRQRSLEALVEIGFDGYAIGGLSVGEGKQEMYDTVEATTASMPESAPRYLMGVGTPLDILECVARGVDMFDCVMPTRHARNGQVFTTDGPVNIKNATWARNPNPIDARCQCFVCRRYSRAYLRHLYMSNEMLSAILCTHHNLYFYLDTISKMRHAIALKKFAEFYAEFTGRYQANSNNPT encoded by the coding sequence ATGAGTCGCGATTCGAGCCGCCCGTTTGGGTTTGAAGTCATCGCCACCGATGCCACGAGCCGTGCGCGCCTGGCATTGCTTCATACAGCGCATGGCTCAATTGAAACCCCTGTCTTCATGCCTGTCGGCACAGGTGGGACTGTCAAATCGCAAACGCAGGAAATGCTGGAACAATTGGACGCCAGGATCATCTTAGCGAATGCGTACCATCTATACTTGCGGCCTGGACATGAAGTGATTGAGCAGATGGGAGGTTTGCATCAATTCATCTCGTGGGACCGCGCGATTCTGACCGACAGCGGCGGATTTCAAATCTACAGCTTGGCGCCGCTGCGCAAGGTCTCTGAGGAAGGCGTTCAATTTCAATCGCACTTGGACGGCTCATGGCACTTGCTCATGCCTGAGACAGCGATGGATATCCAGATTGCGCTCGGTTCAGACGTGGCCATGGTGCTCGATGAATGTGTCCGCAACCCAAGCCCGTACGCTGTGGCCGAGCAAGCTGTCGCGCTGACAACACGCTGGGCGCGGCGTTGCCGACAGCGCTTTGATGAACGGGACGCTGCGCGACGGCAGGCGCTGTTCGGTATTATCCAAGGCAGCACGTTTGTTGATTTGCGACAGCGCAGTCTGGAGGCACTGGTGGAGATCGGATTTGATGGATACGCCATTGGCGGATTAAGTGTCGGGGAAGGCAAGCAAGAGATGTACGACACGGTCGAGGCGACGACAGCCAGCATGCCGGAGTCAGCGCCGCGCTACTTGATGGGTGTCGGCACGCCGTTGGATATACTCGAGTGCGTGGCCCGCGGCGTGGATATGTTCGATTGCGTGATGCCGACCCGCCATGCGCGCAATGGGCAAGTGTTCACCACCGACGGACCGGTCAATATCAAAAATGCCACGTGGGCGCGCAATCCAAATCCTATTGATGCGCGCTGCCAGTGCTTTGTCTGCCGGCGTTATTCACGGGCGTATCTGCGGCATCTATATATGTCCAATGAAATGCTTAGCGCGATCCTTTGCACCCATCACAACCTCTATTTTTATCTTGACACAATAAGTAAAATGAGGCATGCTATCGCGCTTAAAAAATTCGCGGAGTTTTACGCTGAGTTCACTGGCCGGTATCAAGCGAATTCCAACAATCCAACATAA
- the sucC gene encoding ADP-forming succinate--CoA ligase subunit beta, which yields MKIHEYQAKQLLKQFGVTVPRGIVITEPEAARAAAEQLGGRVVVKAQIHAGGRGKGGGVRLAASPEEAVELARAMLGMTLVTHQTGPEGRQVRTLLIEEALNIKQEFYLGIVVDRSLQLPVFMASAAGGMDIEEVAATNPEAILKEPFNPMLGLQGFQARRLAFGLGFSGELVGQATKFMTALADAFVKLDASLAEINPFLLTQEGHLLALDAKVNFDDNALFRHQEYAALRDLNEEAPLEVEASKYDLNYIKLDGNIGCMVNGAGLAMATMDIIKLTGNAPANFLDVGGTATTTRVENAFRILLSDANVKAVLINIFGGIVRCDVVAEGVIEAARKIGLKIPMVVRLEGTNADKARQMLDNSGLTITSATSMRDAAEKVAAAVQSR from the coding sequence ATGAAGATTCATGAATATCAAGCCAAGCAATTACTGAAGCAGTTCGGCGTGACTGTGCCGCGTGGGATCGTGATCACCGAGCCAGAAGCGGCTCGTGCGGCGGCTGAGCAGCTTGGTGGTCGCGTCGTTGTCAAAGCGCAGATTCATGCTGGTGGTCGCGGCAAAGGCGGCGGCGTCAGACTGGCTGCTTCGCCCGAGGAAGCTGTCGAACTGGCCCGCGCCATGCTGGGCATGACGTTGGTGACGCATCAGACGGGGCCAGAAGGCCGGCAGGTACGAACACTGCTGATCGAAGAAGCGCTCAACATCAAGCAGGAATTTTACCTGGGTATCGTGGTGGATCGCAGCCTCCAATTGCCCGTCTTCATGGCCAGCGCTGCCGGCGGTATGGATATCGAAGAAGTCGCAGCCACCAATCCTGAAGCGATTCTCAAAGAACCGTTCAACCCGATGCTTGGATTGCAGGGGTTTCAAGCTCGACGATTGGCGTTCGGATTGGGCTTCTCCGGCGAGCTGGTTGGCCAGGCCACCAAGTTCATGACGGCGTTGGCTGATGCGTTTGTCAAGCTGGATGCTTCGCTGGCCGAGATCAATCCGTTCTTGCTGACACAGGAAGGTCACCTGCTGGCGCTTGACGCCAAGGTGAATTTCGATGACAACGCGCTGTTCCGTCATCAAGAGTATGCGGCGCTGCGTGATCTGAATGAAGAAGCGCCGTTGGAAGTCGAAGCCTCGAAGTACGACCTCAATTACATCAAGCTGGATGGCAATATCGGCTGCATGGTTAACGGCGCAGGGCTGGCGATGGCCACCATGGACATCATCAAATTGACCGGGAACGCGCCGGCCAACTTCCTCGATGTCGGCGGCACAGCCACGACGACGCGGGTGGAGAATGCCTTTAGGATTTTGCTCTCGGATGCCAATGTCAAGGCAGTGCTGATCAATATCTTTGGCGGCATCGTGCGGTGCGATGTGGTGGCCGAAGGGGTTATCGAAGCGGCGCGAAAGATCGGATTGAAGATTCCGATGGTCGTTCGATTGGAAGGAACCAATGCCGACAAAGCTCGCCAGATGCTCGACAATTCAGGATTGACGATTACGAGCGCAACCAGTATGCGCGATGCTGCGGAAAAGGTGGCTGCGGCCGTTCAGTCTCGGTGA
- the yajC gene encoding preprotein translocase subunit YajC encodes MNALTAFIPFLIVLAIFYLLIIRPEQIRRKKLQELINNLKVGDKIVTVSGIHGTILSVRDDRLTIRSDQSRLEVSRSAVAGLDSRSDSTNN; translated from the coding sequence ATGAACGCATTGACAGCATTTATCCCCTTTCTAATTGTCCTGGCCATTTTCTATCTGCTGATCATTCGCCCCGAGCAAATTCGGCGAAAGAAATTGCAAGAGCTGATTAACAACCTGAAGGTCGGAGACAAAATTGTTACGGTCAGCGGGATTCATGGGACGATCCTCAGTGTACGTGACGACCGGCTGACGATTCGCTCGGATCAATCTCGGCTGGAGGTTTCACGCTCGGCGGTGGCTGGGTTGGATTCGCGGTCTGACTCAACTAATAATTAG
- a CDS encoding carboxypeptidase-like regulatory domain-containing protein — protein MKPLLLSVVLLTIASTVSAQTTGSLLGTLRENGTMAPLVGAHIRIMAMAFDHEFATTTDERGRFAYLGLWPGRYLVTITKSNYATIDVFDVVIERSETTRLDLTMTPADRAPFKRQMMRYRRPLVCLDDANIKYVFRAGF, from the coding sequence ATGAAACCGCTATTGTTATCGGTGGTACTATTGACCATCGCGTCAACGGTAAGCGCGCAAACAACCGGTTCATTGTTGGGCACGCTTCGTGAAAACGGAACAATGGCTCCGCTGGTCGGAGCCCACATCCGTATCATGGCAATGGCTTTTGATCACGAATTCGCCACTACGACTGATGAGCGAGGCCGCTTCGCATATCTTGGACTATGGCCGGGGCGTTATCTGGTCACCATCACCAAGAGCAACTACGCGACGATAGACGTGTTCGATGTGGTCATCGAGCGCAGTGAAACAACGCGGCTGGACTTAACGATGACGCCGGCAGACCGGGCACCTTTCAAACGCCAGATGATGCGCTATCGCCGCCCGCTCGTCTGTCTGGATGATGCGAATATCAAATATGTCTTTCGCGCAGGTTTCTGA
- a CDS encoding nicotinamidase encodes MNITSALLIVDVQNDFCAGGALAVPDAEAIIPVLNNYIEQFMQAGQPIYASRDWHPPVTRHFKAYGGIWPPHCIQGTKGAEFHPDLKLPNEAEIISKGMAYDADSYSAFEGVDSQGRKLAVALRERGIDHLYIGGLATDYCVKHTAFDALKAGFHVTILEDAVRGVNEADSAYAIEELLRLGATKGVFQDVTHAAA; translated from the coding sequence ATGAATATAACCAGCGCGTTACTCATCGTTGATGTCCAAAACGATTTCTGCGCAGGCGGCGCCCTGGCCGTACCAGACGCTGAGGCGATCATTCCGGTGCTGAACAACTACATCGAGCAATTCATGCAAGCGGGACAGCCCATTTATGCATCCCGTGATTGGCATCCGCCGGTGACACGCCACTTCAAAGCCTATGGAGGCATCTGGCCGCCGCACTGTATTCAAGGCACAAAGGGAGCTGAATTCCATCCTGATTTGAAATTGCCCAACGAGGCGGAGATCATTTCAAAAGGCATGGCTTATGATGCTGACTCTTACTCAGCCTTTGAGGGCGTGGATAGCCAGGGCCGCAAGCTCGCCGTTGCTCTGCGCGAACGAGGCATAGACCACCTTTACATCGGCGGGCTTGCCACAGATTACTGCGTCAAGCACACAGCGTTCGATGCGCTGAAAGCGGGCTTTCATGTGACCATCCTCGAAGACGCCGTGCGCGGCGTGAACGAAGCCGATTCGGCCTATGCCATTGAAGAGCTCCTTCGCCTTGGGGCAACTAAGGGCGTTTTCCAGGATGTCACACACGCCGCTGCCTGA